One part of the Drosophila teissieri strain GT53w chromosome 3R, Prin_Dtei_1.1, whole genome shotgun sequence genome encodes these proteins:
- the LOC122620662 gene encoding enhancer of split m3 protein yields the protein MVMEMSKTYQYRKVMKPLLERKRRARINKCLDDLKDLMVECLQQEGEHVTRLEKADILELTVDHMRKLKQRGGLSLQGVVAGVASPPTSTSTAHVESFRSGYVHAADQITQVLLQTQQTDEIGRKIMKFLSTRLIELQTQLLQQQQQQQQQHQQQQQIPQSSGRLAFPLLGGYGPAAAAAAISYSSFLTSKDELIDVTSVDGNALSETASVSSQESGASEPVWRPW from the coding sequence ATGGTCATGGAGATGTCCAAGACGTATCAGTACCGCAAGGTGATGAAGCCGCTGCTGGAGCGCAAACGGCGAGCCAGGATCAACAAGTGTCTGGACGATCTCAAGGATCTGATGGTGGAGTGCCTGCAGCAGGAGGGCGAGCACGTCACCCGGCTGGAGAAGGCGGACATCCTGGAGCTGACCGTGGATCACATGAGGAAACTCAAGCAGCGCGGTGGTCTCTCGCTACAGGgagttgttgctggtgttgccaGCCCACCCACCTCAACCAGCACCGCCCACGTGGAGTCCTTTCGCTCCGGCTATGTGCATGCTGCGGATCAGATTACCCAGGTCCTGCTGCAGACGCAGCAAACCGATGAGATTGGCCGCAAGATAATGAAGTTCCTATCGACGCGACTAATTGAGCTGCAGACgcagttgctccagcagcagcagcagcaacagcaacaacaccagcagcagcagcaaatacCGCAATCATCGGGCCGCTTAGCCTTCCCGCTGCTGGGAGGATATGGACCGgcggccgccgctgcagccATTAGTTACAGCTCCTTCCTGACCAGCAAGGACGAACTGATCGATGTGACATCCGTCGATGGCAACGCGTTATCCGAGACGGCGTCGGTTAGCTCGCAGGAGTCCGGCGCCTCTGAGCCCGTCTGGAGGCCGTGGTAA
- the LOC122620661 gene encoding enhancer of split M2 protein, whose protein sequence is MYLDTKNLTASSTSALTAATASNTKSTRRMRNVWKPLSRLLKVGGKGRTTPLTLAHPNNVDLNNTQQQQQQQQELLIEDDTKSTPEESIHKYGLELRQLPEELEQESLTQPPNTPTLISSVHVDKVSAQSCGNCQHGRNCQHRHHSSNINSSSSSSSSSSNNMNSSSSNMNSSSSATQLPSNLWDLQLPLQYISTDNGTFFWANTQDRVDDDLLHALLCQSFSQLPGTLC, encoded by the coding sequence ATGTATCTGGATACGAAAAACCTGACAGCCAGCAGCACTTCAGCGCTGACAGCGGCCACAGCATCGAACACAAAGTCAACACGGCGCATGCGCAACGTGTGGAAGCCGTTGAGTCGCCTGCtgaaagtgggtggcaaagGTCGCACCACCCCACTGACCTTGGCCCATCCCAACAACGTGGATCTCAACaacacacagcagcagcaacagcagcagcaggagttgCTCATTGAAGATGACACCAAGTCAACGCCAGAGGAGTCTATCCACAAGTACGGTCTGGAGCTGAGGCAATTgccggaggagctggagcaggagtcCCTCACCCAGCCGCCCAACACACCCACTTTGATAAGCAGCGTGCATGTGGACAAGGTCAGCGCCCAGAGCTGCGGCAACTGCCAGCATGGACGCAACTGCCAGCACCGACatcacagcagcaacatcaacagcagtagcagtagcagcagcagcagcagcaacaacatgaacagcagcagcagcaacatgaacagcagcagcagtgcaaCACAGTTGCCCAGCAATCTCTGGGATCTGCAGTTGCCGCTTCAGTACATCAGCACGGATAATGGCACCTTCTTCTGGGCCAACACCCAGGATCGAGTGGACGATGATCTCCTGCACGCCCTGCTCTGCCAGAGCTTCAGTCAGCTGCCCGGAACGCTCTGCTAG